In bacterium, the genomic window CAAAAAACGGGTTGGCGGTCGTAATAATATCGGTCACACGACATCGCGTTTTCGCGGTGGCGGCCATAAACGTATGTACCGTGTCATTGACTTTAAACGTCATCGTACGGGCGTCGAAGCCAAAGTTGTTTCGATCGAATACGATCCGAACCGTAGCGCCAATATCGCATTGATCCAATATGTGGATGGACAGAAGGCGTATATTCTTGCACCCAAAGGTTTGCAAGTCGGTGAAAAAGTAATGTCCGGCGCCGAAGCCGAAATCAAACTCGGTAACGCCATGCCCCTCAAGGGAATTCCCGTGGGTACGGACGTACACAATGTCGAATTGAAGCTCGGCAAAGGCGGCCAGATGGCGCGTTCAGCCGGTGCGTTCGCCAATGTCGTCGGTCGTGAAGAAGGATATGTTCAGCTGCGTATGCCCTCGGGCGAAATACGCCGCGTTAATGAAAATTGTTTTGCTACCATCGGTCAGGTCGGCAATCTCGAACACGAAAATGTCACGCTCGGTAAAGCCGGTCGTAAACGTTGGCTCGGTCGCCGTCCTCACAACCGCGGCGTCGTTATGAATCCCGTGGATCACCCGCATGGTGGTGGTGAAGGTAAGAGCCCGCAAGGTAATCCGCACCCGGTAACGCCGTGGGGCCAACCGACGAAGGGTTATAAGACGCGTAAGAAAAATCACCCGACGAACCGGTATATCATCAAACGCCGCAAGTAATACGGCGGGATGACGCAACAACGAAGAATTTTTTGAATTAAGGAATATAAGACATGAGTCGTTCGATCAAAAAAGGTCCCTTTCTCGATGAAAATCTCATCGGCAAAGTGGAAGCTATGAATAAAAACAAAGATCGCAAAGTGATCAAGACCTGGGCCCGCGCCTGTACGATCGCGCCGGACTTTGTCGGCCATACCTTCGCCGTACATAACGGAAAAAACTTCATCCCGGTTTACGTGACGGAAAACATGGTCGGCCACAAACTTGGCGAATTCGCACCGACGCGTACATTTCGCGGTCACTCGGGCAGTAAATCCGCCGCGGCCGCCACTGCACCCAAAAAGTAAACGCGCAAATTTTAGAACTGGAGCCTGATCATGGAAGCGAAAGCAATAACGAAATATTTGAGAATCTCGCCGCGTAAAGTGCGCCGCGTTGCGGAACTTGTGCGTGGAAAAAATACGGAAGAAGCGATCAGCATTTT contains:
- the rplB gene encoding 50S ribosomal protein L2; its protein translation is MAVKNFRPYTPSRRYITVADFAEITKTEPEKSLVEPKKRVGGRNNIGHTTSRFRGGGHKRMYRVIDFKRHRTGVEAKVVSIEYDPNRSANIALIQYVDGQKAYILAPKGLQVGEKVMSGAEAEIKLGNAMPLKGIPVGTDVHNVELKLGKGGQMARSAGAFANVVGREEGYVQLRMPSGEIRRVNENCFATIGQVGNLEHENVTLGKAGRKRWLGRRPHNRGVVMNPVDHPHGGGEGKSPQGNPHPVTPWGQPTKGYKTRKKNHPTNRYIIKRRK
- the rpsS gene encoding 30S ribosomal protein S19, with translation MSRSIKKGPFLDENLIGKVEAMNKNKDRKVIKTWARACTIAPDFVGHTFAVHNGKNFIPVYVTENMVGHKLGEFAPTRTFRGHSGSKSAAAATAPKK